The DNA region CTAATttacacattcaaaaaaaaaaaagaagcacCTATACATTAACATGTAATTTGTGTTGAGAACCTAACATTTCTGTGCAGGTGTCATGGCCTTAAAATTTACTATCACGACAGCTGATTGGAGAGGTGTACCTCTACTAACCAATCATATCATTTCTACTTTCCTCATGGCCAATAAAACTTTACAATACTTGGACTGAGACCTGCCAGAGTAATACCTGTGACAACTTTAGTACAACATACAGAGACACTACAATCATCAACTATCTTCATATTAACAATTCTCTGGTATTATTTTGTCTACTTAAACTCTCTGCTTTGTCACcttacacaaaaaaaacaataaatatgttCTATGTACTATGATCTACAGTATCTTGCTTTACTTTGCACAATGTGGgccaaaatatatatttaatttactcAGTGGCTGGCCATGGTACTGGTATAATATTGGGAACTACATGAAGAGAATAGACAGCAATTACTGGAATACTGCTATGGTCAAATTTCCTCCTCTGGACTGCCATGGACGTTTGTCATAATTTAAAGCACCCGCTtagaattttcaaatttttgtaaTTGATTGCAACAGATTTTTATACTGATCAGATATATCGATAGTGCATTTGTTAGTTTTGTGGTTGAAAGgacaaattgaaaattgatttgCAATGCACACACAGTAAAGTCAATCAGTCATTACACTCTTTTAAAAAACCTGGCTTGAAAATGGTAGTAATATAAATACTTCTGGGTTGTGTTACGATATTTGTATGAAGTAAGGAAGGACGTCACTGCTGTAAGGGCATGATCATCAATTATTTTCAAGGGATACAAACTTGAACTTCTGAATTTTCACTGTAGTCATCATTAGGTAAAGATGAAATACACACCCTTATCAGATCATCTACCAATTTACATTTCTCAATTCTTGCTACTTGCTGTGATATTTTACATGGTACTAGGGGGTCCATTATCGTACCACCTAACATTATGGGTAAAAGGTCGACAACTTCTAACTCAAAACTCGGAATGGGTTGTTTACTGTAAGATCATCTATTTGTATTATGTAAATGGTATCTTTTGTgcgacttaaaaaaaaaaattcatttcatattttgttgtcattcttcaaattttataagattaatatatatatacaaaaatttcAATCACGTGGTTGAAGTCTGCTGACTCTAAGTGTTGACGTTTATCTACTATGTTGTGCATGGCAAGTGAATAATTATGACTTACTTGCGCAAGATTTGCCGAAGAGTTTCAACAATAAACTCAGTGTGTAATATACCTGAAACACACACTAATGATCCTATTTCTTTCCACAAATTCTTCAAGGTAAAGCTGGTATATTTCAGACAGCGAAATCTTGACAACCTAAATCTGTAAAAATTGAGCACCGAGTTATGAATGACCTGTTTACAGTTATTGTGACGGACAACGTTCCAAGGACTGCTGGACCTGTGTAAGTGTGACCTTTATCAAGTGTAACTTCCCTGATCATTGGCTGAAACCTCTAAGTTTTGTAGTTTTTTGTAACAGCAGTGAAGTTGCTAGATATGCAATCGGTTGACAGTGACGACACAAACACTCGGTTGGTAAGTTACAATCTGTTGTAATAATGTAGACTTCCTTCAATGAATTCTATGTGTTTGTTGATAACTAAAAATCCACTGATTTGCGAAAGTAGCCGAAGTTCCAAGACATCTCTGTGCTTACTTACAGCAAATACTTTATTGATAATAGCATTGTTTCAAGTATACTTTTAGTATTAGTGTGATAAGCTATAAGTACTGTTTTTCAATTCATAAGCTGCCAATGCAATGGttcacattttatacatgaCCAAAgcacattcatttttttcaaaattatgacttGTTAGCTAGCACCCCACCCTCACCAAGAATTTACAGGGTATTGTATTtaacttcttttctttttttgtcgagttagaaatacatattttaagaGCAAGAGGCTAGAAGGATAAATACAAGAATCTGTCCTACAAACTCCATGGCTTTAGAGTTACAGTTTCCAGTAGCTTCTACTCTCttctgtagtttttgtttagcTCCACTACATTCAAAAAACATGGCAAAACAGTTCTGTCacaatatatttttatcaatattcatttttcaCAGTTCCACCAATACggcatatacacatatataaaaCAATGACTAGAGAagcaatgtctttttttttttaaattcgtagaatatttatcattgtaaCAGATATGCCATATGTGGGTATAACTTCACTGGGAATTTTGCTTCACGTTGCAATGGTCCAAAGTTCTGCTTCTTGGTATAACATCTTCTATTTCTTTTCGTCTTGAGTTGTGATAGCCAGCATCAACGGCACTCCCACACTTTGACGGTCAGGTCAACACTGCCGGTGATAACGAATGGCGCACTCCTGTGGAAATCTACGAAAGAGATCAACAATATCACTATAGTATATTTGGTTCAACAGTGACCTATGACCTGTGACCCCTATGACCCCCATATGACCTGTGACCCAAAGACAGCACATCAGTAGGGTGTGACACCAAGATGTAGTACATCAAAACCTATTAAGCATTCTTTTCAACCAAAAATGCTACCCTCTATGCATTACTGAGCAGATACCAAAATGATAGCATCATTTCGGATGATAGTCTGTCACATACAATGTGTTGAGGAAACCTATTATCTACTAATGAAGGCCGGAATGACATAATGTATCTTAATTTGAGAGGTATACTGAATTCAAACTTGCCTTGCAGATTGAAATTGGAGGTAGAAACATTATGCCAAAAATATTTGGAAGGAACATACCCTATTTCAAACTCTTTCCCTGAAATGAACACATTCTAGTTTACATTGGATGGCTGCGAAAGTATAGATAAAAGGGGTGCAAAACCACATGTCTATACATGTGATGAAAAGCTCTAAAATTAATGGAATATTTGAAAAGATAGGAGAGAGGGCACAAGAGGGTTCACTACTACAATGTGTACTTACCAAGGGAAGTGACAAAATGCTGATGTGCTTCTAGCGTCTTCATGCATCGTTTATTCTTATAGTCCCATATCCGTAGAGTCTTATCATCAGCTGCACTCACTATGTACTTGCCTGCCGGATGGAACAAGACGCCACGCACCCAGTTGTCATGTCCCACCTTGACggaaaaatcacaatttttacTCGTGTAAGCCCAATTTGATGAGTTCTGATGACCTCTTTACACaaattgttaccatggaaacatgtATACAGTGAGTGACCCCTGTTTTCAACCAATTAGTATAATTGTTGAATATTTTTGCAAAAAGGTTGGTAAAATTGACATGACTCAAAAAAGTGACATACTCATGATACTGTTGTACTTcttaaattcaaaatgtttgtaTGATCTTTTAGTAATTCAGTTTTTAGGGCTAGGTGGTGTCAATGGGACAACTAATGTCTGTCGATGCAGAAAATGTATGAACATATCAATTGGTCAGTTGGTATAGCAACAAACATATCAATTGGTCAGTTGGTATAGCAACAAACATATCAATTGGTCAGTTTCTTTCTATACATCAGTTTCGATAGTTGGTAGATGTCAACAGGGCAACTAATTTCTGTACCTACAAACTTACAGGTTTAATAACAAGTTATAGTAAAGATGGTTAGACTATGTCATCCGTGCGGGTGTACAGACTTTGTTAAAGGCCCATGTGCAATTAGGACTAAAATTTGGATGTGAACGATATAATAGTTGTCTGGCACAACTATAGAATAAGTTAGTCTGGAACAAAAGAATGGCCCTATCTAATCATTGTTGCTCCACTAATAAGATACAAGTAATCCAAGTCCATGGGATTCTAACATCGGGGTTTAAATCTGAGAGACTGAGTAAGTTAACAGTCTTACCAGTGACATGACACAGACTCCAGCACTGATATCCCATAACTTGATAGTCTTGTCACGAgatcctgatatcaggaatggACTATTCCGACCTTTCTTGGTCTGCAATCAAAGTACCACTATTATCAgtacacagtacacacacaggTTTCTTACACATTTcaggactacatgtatatttggaAAGAATGTCACAACAACGGTGAtcaacttttcaaaataatcttgcactggtttttgaaatgttgaaatgccAAGAGAGCGTCCATTGATGTACTTGGACCTTGTTACCAACACATACAGGAGATTATGATGAACAGTTCATAAATAGTAATGAATTGTTTATATTCGTTACTATTTATTATGCACGTTCCCAAACTAATGGACTGTTCTTTCCAAATAAACAGGTACATACTGTTAACCGGCACATACTGAATTATATGCTACAGATAAAGAATTCAGAGAGAGGTGTTCCTGGCTCCTTATAGCATAGCAAGATTTGCAGTATGGGATAggcatatgtatatattaacgACTGTTCAATATTCATTCAATTTACTGGTATTTGGCATTCCAGTGCCCAATCTCAAGGGTAATGGTGCATATATAAAGCTGACCACTAGGGGGCAATGTTACGAGCATTTCGGTGACTGACCATGTCAGAGATACTGgttacaactgaccactagtGGAAAGTGTGGTCAGTTAGTTACTGGTACTTGGTATTTCAATACCCAATCTCAAGGATAATTGTTACAacttacagctgaccactaggggCAGCGGGGTTAGCCATTACTAACTGTTTGATATATTTCAGTGCCTAATCTCAGGATACTGgttacaactgaccactagggGGCAGTGTAGTTAACCACTAGCAAGTATTTGACATTTCAATGGCCAAAATACTAGCTACAActgaccactagagggcagtgtttcAGCCAAAAGTGGatgatatatttcaaaataccatCTCAGAGAAACTGAACATCATTGTATTAATTTGCTGAATACCTACATGACCTGGGTTATCTACCTCAGCTGATGGCTAATTTTGAAAGACATGATCTTGCTTTGTAGAGAAAATGTCACCTTGGTTTAACTGTGTAATTACATACAGCGAGTCAAACTGACAACTATAGTATTGCTGTGCAACATGGAACCAggaaatgaatgattgaatagGCTATCAGAGGAAACAGAGAGAGTTAGAAATGTGATAACATTATAGAGTTAGCAAGAAGACCTACTGAGAGGGAGAAAGATGTGTGATGAATATCAACATGTATACTGCTTGTATCAGTGAAATCCATCTGTCAACTATGCATACTGCCATAGTGATTGgctatatatatcatatcaaatgtgATGTGTTTTTGCTTAACTGTCTCACAAACCACTTGTAATGCCAAAACAATTACACCTAGCTCCAAATGGCAGTTATTAGGATGCCTGTTTGTAGATATCAACATACTATTTGCTAATGTAAATTACGTCGCTCTTGTGCTCATTTCAACGagggcatatttacatattgacgTTATTTGAATATGGTCAATTTAGGCTGATGTAAGCTAGTACTACCCATTgcgaccaatcagtttgagtatACTTTCTCAGTCCAATCGGTTTGAGAGTGtgattttcaaacaacattAATCATTTGCCGTTGCTAGCAATAGAAGTAATTTGTAAGACAGCAAATCAAAAACACAGATCACGGTGAAAACCAACGGGTTAGGATCTTGCTTGAAGTAATACACAATAACATTCAGATGAAATATATACCATTTTCAGCTAAAGTATGGAGTGGATTGGCAAACATATGTATTGAATTCCATGTGGTGTTATAcgtatttgtatttttgatatTGAGAATCATTTCATTGTAATTTCTATATTAGCCTTCATACAAACTTTTGAGTATGTAGCACAATTAATTGTATGGTATGCATAGTTGATAGGTGGATCACACTCCAACAAGCAATACTGTAAAATTCGTGGTTTGATTTCACAAGTATGTTCACTTCAGCTTCACCCTTTGCCACCcaatcacacatacacatctTGAACAAACCAAATTCTTATGAATGCTTCACTAAAAGTATGCAAATACACATACTGCAAGTCTCATTGTATGCACATGAACCCATACGAATAACGTTAGCTGGAAGTTCTATTCTGTACTTCTGGTCAATGTCATGTCCATGGGGATTCACACGCATACAATGAGATTCACAATATGTGTATTATGTTGACAGTCAGATTCTTCTAGTTTTGTGCATTTTAACAGCTGATTCCattcaaattacaatttttactttttacatttttcagaaaaatatttgaatataatagACCAAGCGTTAGTGACCAGTTGTCAAAATTTACTTTTATAACTTTACGATCCATCAGTATCACCATGCAAGAAATAAATTACAGATTTTTTGAATTATTCTGTTCTATTTCAAATATCTTTGCTGTTACAAATGGTAACAcacaatcaatgaatcaatgaaatGGTGCGTTTTCCAATTTAACAGACCAATCACACGAAATGAATAACCTAACATACCGTATTTCAATGAAAGATTTTAACACACAAGAAGTACTAAGTAAGCCATGACAAATCTTGAAATGTGTCTATTCTATCAGAATCTAAAAGGAAAGTAATTAAGAGGGTGGTGTGCGACAGGAAAGCCTTTACATCCTAGGAGAAGGAAAGCCAGGAAGAAAAGGTTGCCAAAAAAAACTACCATGCAAAAAAAAGTCacgcaaaataaaaataatacctGATCTTTAACTGTAGTGTCATTTGTGAGCTGTGGAAAGCAAAAAATAACAATTAGAGTCCACAGCATATCAAGCTACACTTCTACAAACATTGCAAACATATGAACACTTGGAAAACATGGCAAGTGACATTTTGGGTTGatagcaaaataaaaaaacgaaacaaaacacCAATTATATAAAACACCATTACATTCAAAGTATTTCAAATACATTCCGACAGAAAAAGATTCATTTCAgagaaaaaaatttgaaaaaaattctagGAATAAAGCATATCATCAGAAGTAGAAAATATCCCTTGGCTAATATCACTGGCAAGTTAATTTCTTGACTTCTGTTAGTTCATTATTTATACCCAATGTTCTCCCGAAAGATTGCTCACAAACCAGAAACATTTCATCATGCAGCCGTTTTATCATTTTTGCATGAAAATGGAAAGACTTGGATTATGGTTTTCATGATATCAAGAAAACATTCAGCAATCACATGAGGGCTTGcactgttgttattttgtttacacAGAATGTTGATTATCACCACGAATAAACACAGACTGATATGCCAGACACAAGAAATGGACACATAAGTGTACATTTTGACATGATTGGGTACAATTGCTGCCTAAAAACTCCAGCTTCCACATTTTTGTTTCTTGTAAATCACCTTTGCCATCAAAACATTCTTATGACATCTTTATTATTGGCAAATCTCACACTGAAAGTATGTTCACAAAGTTAATTGATCAACAGAAATACTAGACAATACATTGATAACAATTTCAATGCGAACAACAACATTCACTATTTGAAGGCACTGTGTGAGTGGATAGAAAGATAGTTCTGAACACATCCGAGAGTGAATCGGAAGTTTGTATCTCACCTCTGAGCCAATAGCTTCATTAATTGTAGGAAGAGCAGACTCAGGTGCCCATGCTACACACTCTACCACATGTTCGTGTTCTCGGAGCTCCAGCTTACATTCCTTGTTAGCCACTATCCAAACTCTAACAGTCTGGGGAAGAAATAAGAAAGATATCTTCAATAACTACTTTTCAGATAAATACTGTGTACTGGGAACAAGGGCTTTATTTGGCAGATATTTGGACACTGACAACCATGAAAATGCGaataatttcacaaaatttcTCCAACTTGGATGTTTGGTTTACTAATTTTCTGAGTGATTTCGATCTGATTTTTCACCATAATACCATAAACCTGGAACTTTGAGCTAAAGACTaatttttgcttattttgctggacaactaaaaaatataaaactaaacagtgactaaaatgcctttctgtacatgaacacaatgtaacaatctggtaattagtgaaaagtAGTCCTtgagaactagttgaagactgCATTATGCAAAATTTACTAGTATAACGTGATAGCCcagattacatgtaacataaatgGAGTGACTGTCAAACAGGTGGTTTGCTTGAACTATTTGGGGTTAATCACTGATACTCATTTATCATGCAACAATAGTAGCTGTTCAAAAGGTATATCCTCAGTGGTTGCACATGCTTTGCAGGTTGTTACTTGTCGTGGACGAGCCTGTTTGATTGATTTTGCAATGTACCGGTACAGCCAGACACCTACCTGGTCATTGGAACAACTAGCAAGTAGTGAGCCATCAGGGTTGACTTTAACAGACCTAACCCATTCCCTATGGCCAGTAAATGTTTTAACACAGTATCTGTGAACATACAAGCAATCAACAGTCTGTTGAGGTAAGTTTGTTACAGTTACAGGTAGAGGTGTTGCTTTGTTAAGAGATGGCATAAAATAAATCCGTACAAATCAATGCTGTTTCAACTCCACGGCACACTGCTATTTGAAAATTGGTCTGACTTTAAATGTGGACATAAATGCAATTGAAGGATGCTACAATGTGAAACACGGCAATAGATAATTTTATTACAGAGGTTACGTATCTGGAGTGCACCTTGGTGAGGTCATCTGCACGAAATCTCTGTGGGGCATATATTGCACTCATTTATTGTGAACCCTCACTTCTGGTCAAAAAGGTGCTTCTGACTAATGCTTTTAATAGTAGTGGTGAAATTTGAAATCTCATGTTTGTGGTAACTCTACTATGGCATATTGCAGATGATAATTTACATCTGTTGATGTCTCATTAGTATGACTCACCCTGTGGCTACTTCCCACATCTTGATGGTCTTATCCCTGGACGATGTCACTAGGAAGTCACCACTTGGCATGAAGCACACAGATGACACATTGTGATCGTGGCCATGCATTGTCTTTATACACTCGTAACTGTTGAAGTCCCATAATTTTATAGTCATGTCTGCAGAGCATGATGCTGAAGGGGAAAACACAACAACATGGTTTACAAACTTTAATAtagaatatattatatcatgcacaagctaagttaaacaaaaaatatggaatatatactctggtcgttctatgtcactaCAATGTGTcactatgtcactggttctgctttGTTCGAAATATGTTCAAATATGTCTTTagacatgatgttttttacaCACGGAtaacttcaaatgcaaatatACAGTTGGTGTGTAGAAGTAGACAAGTTACGTGTTGATTATAAGTAGGAAATTAAACATTTGAAGCtgttaaaatcatcaagtctgtGTGTAATTTTTTCCAGTAGACGCCTTTTTTTACTGCATTATAAACAAATAGCAATGTtttgtgattgggtaaaggatacTGCTGCATGTGTTgtatctctgttattgttactCTACCGTCAAATTGTGTCTCTCTTTGTGTTAAAAACATCATAtcacatgaatgaaacaccaaggcaacttcatttctcctgtaatatCAACCATAAATCAAAACTATGCCACACTGAATGGCTAACAGTTTGACTCAATAACTATTGTGAAACCACCACATTATACAGGAAGATCTTTCTTTCATAGTGATGTGGCTCTACTTGTGTActactataatattataatatgaaTCTTACCTAGTAGTTTTCCATTCTGGTCAAATGCTATGTCTTGGACAGAGTCTGTATGTCCTTTGAGGGTTTTTTCATAGTCACCTGTTTCATAGTCCCAAACCTGTGaagtcacatacatgtagataataagATGCACTATTCTTGAACTTTATAGATAGATGCACCATTACGTTGCTTGGCATAGTTTCTGATGCAtgtttcaaaatttattttcttagcaaGACTGAAGAGCACTTAACtaaaaatctatattttcatCCTAGCCTGTTTTGTAACAATGGTAATGAAGGAAGCAAGTAACTGGGTGTTGTATGGGGAGATTTgtgatgcatcttggaaccatgTCTATTGGTAATCTATGTAAAAAAAACCTTAAGATTATCATGACATTCCTATCTATATTATGCATATACCATTTATAATTTGATTGAAGAAACTGTATAAGCTAGCCACTTTACCGGGTTAAATAACCAGGTTTCTAACATTGACTATTTGGGTTACAAGAATTGGCGTGTTCTTGCAGATGATTTAATGTGCCACTAATGCACAGCAGTTTCTtgtaacacatcaaaatttggcGTTTCTCAATCCTCTATCTTTTAGTATGTGGTGAACTCACAAGAAGataattttttatcatttcaactcaaaacaaaaatatttgtcttGTATAAGAGACACTGACAAGAACTACAGAATACTTAGTATTTATTCCTTAATTGTACTAGCAGTAATAGAGATTTACATTGAAGTTATGTTAGGAAGCCATTTGAAATTTAGTGTTAAATTCAAACATTTACAAAGTACTTGTGCCAAAATCCATGGACAAGGATTTAaatcattgttatttttcatcaGTACATATATTTTCACATAAAAATCTATTCtgaattcaaaattttaaatttacGTGCAGTGACTGATATGTCATATTAAATTCATAGAACCTAAGATTTTGATGCATATCATTTCAGTATACAAGACAGGACAGATGGATACAATCACTTCTGGGCATATAATATAGTCACGATGTATATATGCAGTgataaaattaaattatattcTACTAAATTctgtaaaataatgatatttacaaTTCTCTTTTATATTATCTATCAAATGCATTTGATTGGCAATATTATCAGTTGTacaagttttttattttttttattttttatttattttatcttgtGTGGGTTCTTTTGTCTACATGCATATTGTGTAGGTTGTGTTTGAAAAACGTAAATTCTCAAGTGTCAGTGTCCCCACACTTCTGATTATTAACAGTGAATATGTACTAtcactatatacattgtatcagcAATCTCT from Glandiceps talaboti chromosome 18, keGlaTala1.1, whole genome shotgun sequence includes:
- the LOC144449595 gene encoding lissencephaly-1 homolog isoform X2: MVLSQRQREELNKAIADYLRANGYESALSEFKREADMPGEIEKKYTGLLEKKWTSVIRLQKKVMDLESKLNECEKEVSSGAPTRDKRSPSEWIPRPPERYSLSGHRSPVTKVIFHPVYSLMVSSAEDASIKVWDYETGDYEKTLKGHTDSVQDIAFDQNGKLLASCSADMTIKLWDFNSYECIKTMHGHDHNVSSVCFMPSGDFLVTSSRDKTIKMWEVATGYCVKTFTGHREWVRSVKVNPDGSLLASCSNDQTVRVWIVANKECKLELREHEHVVECVAWAPESALPTINEAIGSETKKGRNSPFLISGSRDKTIKLWDISAGVCVMSLVGHDNWVRGVLFHPAGKYIVSAADDKTLRIWDYKNKRCMKTLEAHQHFVTSLDFHRSAPFVITGSVDLTVKVWECR
- the LOC144449595 gene encoding lissencephaly-1 homolog isoform X1 — encoded protein: MVLSQRQREELNKAIADYLRANGYESALSEFKREADMPGEIEKKYTGLLEKKWTSVIRLQKKVMDLESKLNECEKEVSSGAPTRDKRSPSEWIPRPPERYSLSGHRSPVTKVIFHPVYSLMVSSAEDASIKVWDYETGDYEKTLKGHTDSVQDIAFDQNGKLLASCSADMTIKLWDFNSYECIKTMHGHDHNVSSVCFMPSGDFLVTSSRDKTIKMWEVATGYCVKTFTGHREWVRSVKVNPDGSLLASCSNDQTVRVWIVANKECKLELREHEHVVECVAWAPESALPTINEAIGSELTNDTTVKDQTKKGRNSPFLISGSRDKTIKLWDISAGVCVMSLVGHDNWVRGVLFHPAGKYIVSAADDKTLRIWDYKNKRCMKTLEAHQHFVTSLDFHRSAPFVITGSVDLTVKVWECR